A single window of Cydia fagiglandana chromosome 25, ilCydFagi1.1, whole genome shotgun sequence DNA harbors:
- the LOC134677070 gene encoding acyl-CoA-binding domain-containing protein 5-B isoform X1 has protein sequence MSLEEKFNAAVNVIRSLPKSGSYQPSNELMLRFYSYFKQATEGPCDKPKPGFWDVVNRAKWESWNKLGNMSQTEAMQAYVDELHKIVETMSYSSDVASFLSVDDEDEEFPNRDLELVAGDVLRRVRSEHNTPIGSRSVSGASSPVPRTRHDSEDEYIDTVDVSIWSQVNADTGQPGGLATVDVNVSDPEVAERAAAPAHAAPPPAPAQAPRLSNGHAHQITSQLTHLKVLEQLPGTLARLEADVAALRKAVEGERLMNRNHGWRWPWQELSPPTLLLLAAWPFIAYKLAGRFQRRDT, from the exons ATGTCGCTCGAGGAGAAGTTTAATGCTGCCGTCAATGTTATAAGGAGTCTGCCGAAAAGTG GGTCATACCAGCCCAGCAATGAGCTGATGCTGCGTTTCTACAGCTACTTCAAGCAAGCCACAGAAGGACCCTGTGACAAACCTAAACCCGGCTTCTGGGACGTCGTCAACag AGCAAAATGGGAATCATGGAACAAGCTCGGCAACATGTCACAGACAGAGGCGATGCAGGCCTACGTGGACGAACTACACAag ATCGTGGAGACCATGTCATACAGTTCCGACGTGGCTTCATTCCTGTCAGTGGATGATGAGGACGAAGAATTCCCCAACAGGGACTTGGAGCTGGTGGCCGGAGACGTTCTACGCAGGGTCCGCTCTGAGCATAACACTCCTATCG gcTCGCGCTCCGTGAGCGGCGCGTCGTCCCCCGTGCCCCGCACGCGCCACGACTCAGAGGACGAGTACATTGACACGGTCGATGTTAGTATT TGGAGTCAGGTGAACGCCGACACAGGCCAACCCGGGGGCTTAGCCACTGTCGATGTTAATGTG AGCGACCCGGAGGTGGCGGAGCGTGCGGCTGCGCCCGCgcacgccgcgccgccgcccgcgcccgcgcaggcGCCGCGCCTCAGCAACGGCCACGCGCACCAGATCACGTCGCAGCTCACAC ATCTCAAGGTGCTGGAACAGTTGCCAGGCACGCTAGCGCGCCTGGAGGCCGATGTAGCCGCTCTACGGAAAGCCGTGGAGGGAGAGAGACTCATGAAC CGAAACCACGGATGGCGGTGGCCGTGGCAGGAGCTGAGCCCGCCCACGTTGCTCCTGCTCGCCGCGTGGCCGTTCATCGCCTACAAACTGGCCGGGCGGTTCCAGAGACGCGACACGTAA
- the LOC134677070 gene encoding acyl-CoA-binding domain-containing protein 5-B isoform X2, translating into MSLEEKFNAAVNVIRSLPKSGSYQPSNELMLRFYSYFKQATEGPCDKPKPGFWDVVNRAKWESWNKLGNMSQTEAMQAYVDELHKIVETMSYSSDVASFLSVDDEDEEFPNRDLELVAGDVLRRVRSEHNTPIGSRSVSGASSPVPRTRHDSEDEYIDTVDWSQVNADTGQPGGLATVDVNVSDPEVAERAAAPAHAAPPPAPAQAPRLSNGHAHQITSQLTHLKVLEQLPGTLARLEADVAALRKAVEGERLMNRNHGWRWPWQELSPPTLLLLAAWPFIAYKLAGRFQRRDT; encoded by the exons ATGTCGCTCGAGGAGAAGTTTAATGCTGCCGTCAATGTTATAAGGAGTCTGCCGAAAAGTG GGTCATACCAGCCCAGCAATGAGCTGATGCTGCGTTTCTACAGCTACTTCAAGCAAGCCACAGAAGGACCCTGTGACAAACCTAAACCCGGCTTCTGGGACGTCGTCAACag AGCAAAATGGGAATCATGGAACAAGCTCGGCAACATGTCACAGACAGAGGCGATGCAGGCCTACGTGGACGAACTACACAag ATCGTGGAGACCATGTCATACAGTTCCGACGTGGCTTCATTCCTGTCAGTGGATGATGAGGACGAAGAATTCCCCAACAGGGACTTGGAGCTGGTGGCCGGAGACGTTCTACGCAGGGTCCGCTCTGAGCATAACACTCCTATCG gcTCGCGCTCCGTGAGCGGCGCGTCGTCCCCCGTGCCCCGCACGCGCCACGACTCAGAGGACGAGTACATTGACACGGTCGAT TGGAGTCAGGTGAACGCCGACACAGGCCAACCCGGGGGCTTAGCCACTGTCGATGTTAATGTG AGCGACCCGGAGGTGGCGGAGCGTGCGGCTGCGCCCGCgcacgccgcgccgccgcccgcgcccgcgcaggcGCCGCGCCTCAGCAACGGCCACGCGCACCAGATCACGTCGCAGCTCACAC ATCTCAAGGTGCTGGAACAGTTGCCAGGCACGCTAGCGCGCCTGGAGGCCGATGTAGCCGCTCTACGGAAAGCCGTGGAGGGAGAGAGACTCATGAAC CGAAACCACGGATGGCGGTGGCCGTGGCAGGAGCTGAGCCCGCCCACGTTGCTCCTGCTCGCCGCGTGGCCGTTCATCGCCTACAAACTGGCCGGGCGGTTCCAGAGACGCGACACGTAA
- the LOC134677070 gene encoding acyl-CoA-binding domain-containing protein 5 isoform X3 — MSLEEKFNAAVNVIRSLPKSGSYQPSNELMLRFYSYFKQATEGPCDKPKPGFWDVVNRAKWESWNKLGNMSQTEAMQAYVDELHKIVETMSYSSDVASFLSVDDEDEEFPNRDLELVAGDVLRRVRSEHNTPIGSRSVSGASSPVPRTRHDSEDEYIDTVDVSISDPEVAERAAAPAHAAPPPAPAQAPRLSNGHAHQITSQLTHLKVLEQLPGTLARLEADVAALRKAVEGERLMNRNHGWRWPWQELSPPTLLLLAAWPFIAYKLAGRFQRRDT; from the exons ATGTCGCTCGAGGAGAAGTTTAATGCTGCCGTCAATGTTATAAGGAGTCTGCCGAAAAGTG GGTCATACCAGCCCAGCAATGAGCTGATGCTGCGTTTCTACAGCTACTTCAAGCAAGCCACAGAAGGACCCTGTGACAAACCTAAACCCGGCTTCTGGGACGTCGTCAACag AGCAAAATGGGAATCATGGAACAAGCTCGGCAACATGTCACAGACAGAGGCGATGCAGGCCTACGTGGACGAACTACACAag ATCGTGGAGACCATGTCATACAGTTCCGACGTGGCTTCATTCCTGTCAGTGGATGATGAGGACGAAGAATTCCCCAACAGGGACTTGGAGCTGGTGGCCGGAGACGTTCTACGCAGGGTCCGCTCTGAGCATAACACTCCTATCG gcTCGCGCTCCGTGAGCGGCGCGTCGTCCCCCGTGCCCCGCACGCGCCACGACTCAGAGGACGAGTACATTGACACGGTCGATGTTAGTATT AGCGACCCGGAGGTGGCGGAGCGTGCGGCTGCGCCCGCgcacgccgcgccgccgcccgcgcccgcgcaggcGCCGCGCCTCAGCAACGGCCACGCGCACCAGATCACGTCGCAGCTCACAC ATCTCAAGGTGCTGGAACAGTTGCCAGGCACGCTAGCGCGCCTGGAGGCCGATGTAGCCGCTCTACGGAAAGCCGTGGAGGGAGAGAGACTCATGAAC CGAAACCACGGATGGCGGTGGCCGTGGCAGGAGCTGAGCCCGCCCACGTTGCTCCTGCTCGCCGCGTGGCCGTTCATCGCCTACAAACTGGCCGGGCGGTTCCAGAGACGCGACACGTAA
- the LOC134677070 gene encoding acyl-CoA-binding domain-containing protein 5 isoform X4, whose protein sequence is MSLEEKFNAAVNVIRSLPKSGSYQPSNELMLRFYSYFKQATEGPCDKPKPGFWDVVNRAKWESWNKLGNMSQTEAMQAYVDELHKIVETMSYSSDVASFLSVDDEDEEFPNRDLELVAGDVLRRVRSEHNTPIGSRSVSGASSPVPRTRHDSEDEYIDTVDSDPEVAERAAAPAHAAPPPAPAQAPRLSNGHAHQITSQLTHLKVLEQLPGTLARLEADVAALRKAVEGERLMNRNHGWRWPWQELSPPTLLLLAAWPFIAYKLAGRFQRRDT, encoded by the exons ATGTCGCTCGAGGAGAAGTTTAATGCTGCCGTCAATGTTATAAGGAGTCTGCCGAAAAGTG GGTCATACCAGCCCAGCAATGAGCTGATGCTGCGTTTCTACAGCTACTTCAAGCAAGCCACAGAAGGACCCTGTGACAAACCTAAACCCGGCTTCTGGGACGTCGTCAACag AGCAAAATGGGAATCATGGAACAAGCTCGGCAACATGTCACAGACAGAGGCGATGCAGGCCTACGTGGACGAACTACACAag ATCGTGGAGACCATGTCATACAGTTCCGACGTGGCTTCATTCCTGTCAGTGGATGATGAGGACGAAGAATTCCCCAACAGGGACTTGGAGCTGGTGGCCGGAGACGTTCTACGCAGGGTCCGCTCTGAGCATAACACTCCTATCG gcTCGCGCTCCGTGAGCGGCGCGTCGTCCCCCGTGCCCCGCACGCGCCACGACTCAGAGGACGAGTACATTGACACGGTCGAT AGCGACCCGGAGGTGGCGGAGCGTGCGGCTGCGCCCGCgcacgccgcgccgccgcccgcgcccgcgcaggcGCCGCGCCTCAGCAACGGCCACGCGCACCAGATCACGTCGCAGCTCACAC ATCTCAAGGTGCTGGAACAGTTGCCAGGCACGCTAGCGCGCCTGGAGGCCGATGTAGCCGCTCTACGGAAAGCCGTGGAGGGAGAGAGACTCATGAAC CGAAACCACGGATGGCGGTGGCCGTGGCAGGAGCTGAGCCCGCCCACGTTGCTCCTGCTCGCCGCGTGGCCGTTCATCGCCTACAAACTGGCCGGGCGGTTCCAGAGACGCGACACGTAA